A portion of the Osmia lignaria lignaria isolate PbOS001 chromosome 15, iyOsmLign1, whole genome shotgun sequence genome contains these proteins:
- the LOC117608205 gene encoding PRKR-interacting protein 1 homolog isoform X2 → MPKTKEKEEEKPVVAKTAVDLQRLKLQKLMKNPEKAVIIPERPKIKSTPTVPEFVRNVMGSSAGAGSGEFHVYRHLRRKEYARQKFIQEKGQKELLDEEYHRKLEENKKIAEEITAKKRAKRLKKKQRWKQKKQMKVGNTGLHNINENSSSEEESSGEQEIKDNNDNSCEYISNSETSDKDNKPEDDTTIKSSLTNLKEDVDKASTSEGKLDSQNSAVNAFKNEDTNTEKKSSTEAVS, encoded by the exons ATGCCGAAaactaaagaaaaagaagaagagaagcctGTTGTTGCAAAAACAGCAGTTGATTTGCAACGATTAAAACTCCAAAAACTGATGAAAAATCCA GAGAAAGCTGTTATAATACCTGAAAGACCTAAAATTAAAAGCACACCAACTGTACCAGAATTTGTTCGCAATGTAATGGGTAGTAGTGCAGGTGCAGGTAGTGGAGAATTCCATGTATATAGACATTTGAGACGTAAAGAATATGCGcgacaaaaatttattcaagaaaagGGACAGAag gAACTGTTAGATGAAGAATATCAcagaaaattagaagaaaataaaaaaatagctgAGGAAATAACAGCAAAAAAAAGAGCAAAGAGATTAAAAAAGAAGCAAAGGTGGAAACAAAAGAAACAAATGAAAGTTGGAAATACTGGACttcataatataaatgaaaacagTAGTTCAGAAGAAGAAAGCTCAGGTGAACAAGAAATAAAAGACAACAATGATAATTCATGTGAATATATATCTAATAGTGAAACTAGTGATAAGGACAATAAACCTGAAGATGACACAACTATAAAATCTTCATTAACTAATTTAAAAGAAGATGTCGATAAGGCTAGTACAAGTGAAGGTAAATTAGATTCACAAA ATTCGGCTGTAAATGcatttaaaaatgaagatactaatacagaaaagaaaagttCAACTGAGGCAGTTTCTTAA
- the LOC117608205 gene encoding PRKR-interacting protein 1 homolog isoform X3 translates to MPKTKEKEEEKPVVAKTAVDLQRLKLQKLMKNPEKAVIIPERPKIKSTPTVPEFVRNVMGSSAGAGSGEFHVYRHLRRKEYARQKFIQEKGQKELLDEEYHRKLEENKKIAEEITAKKRAKRLKKKQRWKQKKQMKVGNTGLHNINENSSSEEESSGEQEIKDNNDNSCEYISNSETSDKDNKPEDDTTIKSSLTNLKEDVDKASTSEDSAVNAFKNEDTNTEKKSSTEAVS, encoded by the exons ATGCCGAAaactaaagaaaaagaagaagagaagcctGTTGTTGCAAAAACAGCAGTTGATTTGCAACGATTAAAACTCCAAAAACTGATGAAAAATCCA GAGAAAGCTGTTATAATACCTGAAAGACCTAAAATTAAAAGCACACCAACTGTACCAGAATTTGTTCGCAATGTAATGGGTAGTAGTGCAGGTGCAGGTAGTGGAGAATTCCATGTATATAGACATTTGAGACGTAAAGAATATGCGcgacaaaaatttattcaagaaaagGGACAGAag gAACTGTTAGATGAAGAATATCAcagaaaattagaagaaaataaaaaaatagctgAGGAAATAACAGCAAAAAAAAGAGCAAAGAGATTAAAAAAGAAGCAAAGGTGGAAACAAAAGAAACAAATGAAAGTTGGAAATACTGGACttcataatataaatgaaaacagTAGTTCAGAAGAAGAAAGCTCAGGTGAACAAGAAATAAAAGACAACAATGATAATTCATGTGAATATATATCTAATAGTGAAACTAGTGATAAGGACAATAAACCTGAAGATGACACAACTATAAAATCTTCATTAACTAATTTAAAAGAAGATGTCGATAAGGCTAGTACAAGTGAAG ATTCGGCTGTAAATGcatttaaaaatgaagatactaatacagaaaagaaaagttCAACTGAGGCAGTTTCTTAA
- the LOC117608205 gene encoding uncharacterized protein LOC117608205 isoform X1, with amino-acid sequence MPKTKEKEEEKPVVAKTAVDLQRLKLQKLMKNPEKAVIIPERPKIKSTPTVPEFVRNVMGSSAGAGSGEFHVYRHLRRKEYARQKFIQEKGQKELLDEEYHRKLEENKKIAEEITAKKRAKRLKKKQRWKQKKQMKVGNTGLHNINENSSSEEESSGEQEIKDNNDNSCEYISNSETSDKDNKPEDDTTIKSSLTNLKEDVDKASTSEGKLDSQSKCSEESNSDTVHDSETSNKIVDSAVNAFKNEDTNTEKKSSTEAVS; translated from the exons ATGCCGAAaactaaagaaaaagaagaagagaagcctGTTGTTGCAAAAACAGCAGTTGATTTGCAACGATTAAAACTCCAAAAACTGATGAAAAATCCA GAGAAAGCTGTTATAATACCTGAAAGACCTAAAATTAAAAGCACACCAACTGTACCAGAATTTGTTCGCAATGTAATGGGTAGTAGTGCAGGTGCAGGTAGTGGAGAATTCCATGTATATAGACATTTGAGACGTAAAGAATATGCGcgacaaaaatttattcaagaaaagGGACAGAag gAACTGTTAGATGAAGAATATCAcagaaaattagaagaaaataaaaaaatagctgAGGAAATAACAGCAAAAAAAAGAGCAAAGAGATTAAAAAAGAAGCAAAGGTGGAAACAAAAGAAACAAATGAAAGTTGGAAATACTGGACttcataatataaatgaaaacagTAGTTCAGAAGAAGAAAGCTCAGGTGAACAAGAAATAAAAGACAACAATGATAATTCATGTGAATATATATCTAATAGTGAAACTAGTGATAAGGACAATAAACCTGAAGATGACACAACTATAAAATCTTCATTAACTAATTTAAAAGAAGATGTCGATAAGGCTAGTACAAGTGAAGGTAAATTAGATTCACAAAGTAAGTGTAGCGAAGAAAGTAACTCTGACACTGTTCATGATAGTGAAACATCAAATAAAATTGTAGATTCGGCTGTAAATGcatttaaaaatgaagatactaatacagaaaagaaaagttCAACTGAGGCAGTTTCTTAA
- the deltaCOP gene encoding coatomer subunit delta — protein MVLIAAAVCTKAGKTIISRQFVEMTKARIEGLLAAFPKLMSSGKQHTFVETESVRYVYQPLEKVYMLLITTKASNILEDLETLRLFARVIPEYCNSMDELEIAENAFNLIFAFDEIVALGYRESVNLAQIRTFVEMDSHEEKVYQAVRMTQEREARNKMREKAKELQRQRMEANKKSGLKNPGFGNAYGSSSNFTQTPSVGDTANFVPEPVRPSYTPTQKPVNAGPGAMKLGGKSRDVDSFVDQLKEEGENVVSTPLLAAGSKAASITPQTINTEPVHLRQEERLNVRIGRDGGLQHFELHGLVTLHISDEKWGRIRVQLENRDSRGIQLQTHPNVDKELFRTRGQIGLKIPSKPFPLNTDVGVLKWRLQAQDETALPISINCWPSENGEGGCDVNIEYELEQVNLELNDVQINIPLPMGCNPIVSECDGQYTHEARRNTLVWSLPVVDASTKSGSMEFSAPSSTPADFFPLLISFSSKTSYVNIKVTDVILVDDESPVKYSVETVFFTDNYEVV, from the exons atg GTACTTATTGCCGCAGCGGTCTGCACTAAAGCAGGCAAAA cTATTATCTCTCGCCAATTTGTTGAAATGACAAAGGCAAGAATAGAAGGTTTACTTGCCGCATTTCCAAAATTAATGAGTTCTGGCAAACAGCATACATTTGTAGAAACAGAATCTGTAAGATATGTTTATCAACCTTTGGAAAAGGTATACATGTTGTTGATTACAACAAAAGCCAGTAACATATTAGAGGATTTAGAAACATTGAGGCTCTTTGCAAGAGTT ATTCCAGAATACTGCAATTCAATGGATGAACTTGAAATAGCTGAAAATGCATTCAATTTAATATTTGCATTTGATGAAATAGTTGCATTAGGATATAGAGAAAGTGTTAATTTAGCACAGATTAGAACATTTGTGGAAATGGATTCACACGAAGAAAAGGTATATCAAGCTGTTAGAATGACTCAAGAAAGAGAGGCCAGGAATAAAATGCGTGAGAAAGCAAAAGAATTGCAAAGACAACGAATGGAAGCAAACAAAAAGAGTGGTCTTAAAAATCCTGGATTTGGCAATGCTTATGGAAGTAGCAGTAACTTTACACAAACTCCTAGTGTAGGAGATACTGCTAATTTTGTACCAGAACCAGTCAGACCATCGTACACGCCAACACA AAAACCTGTTAATGCTGGACCAGGCGCAATGAAATTAGGAGGAAAATCTCGAGATGTTGATTCTTTTGTTGACCAGttaaaagaagaaggagaaaatgTTGTATCAACACCTTTACTTGCAGCAGGCTCAAAAGCAGCATCAATTACACCACAGACTATTAATACGGAACC AGTTCATTTACGGCAAGAAGAACGTCTTAACGTACGAATTGGCCGAGATGGCGGATTGCAACACTTCGAATTGCATGGTTTGGTAACATTACATATTTCCGATGAAAAATGGGGTCGAATTCGTGTACAATTAGAAAATAGGGATTCGAGAGGAATTCAGTTACAAACCCATcctaatgtagataaagaatTATTTAGGACTCGTGGTCAAATAGGTTTAAAGATTCCTTCAAAACCATTCCCATTGAATACTGATGTTGGAGTACTAAAATGGCGATTACAAGCTCAAGATGAAACAGCATTGCCTATTTCAA TTAATTGCTGGCCATCCGAAAATGGAGAAGGTGGATGTGATGTTAATATAGAGTATGAATTGGAGCAAGTTAATCTTGAATTAAATGATGTTCAAATAAACATTCCATTGCCTATGGGGTGTAATCCCATAGTAAGTGAATGTGATGGACAATATACGCACGAAGCACGACGAAATACACTTGTATGGTCTTTACCAGTAGTTGACGCGTCAACAAAATCGGGTTCAATGGAATTCTCAGCACCCTCTTCTACTCCTGCTgacttctttcctcttcttatttctttttcgtcCAAGACATCATATGTTAATATTAAG gTAACTGATGTTATACTTGTAGATGATGAAAGTCCAGTTAAATATTCAGTAGAGACAGTCTTCTTTACTGACAATTATGAAGTGGTTTAA
- the LOC117608321 gene encoding ankyrin repeat domain-containing protein 55-like isoform X2 encodes MENQIHSELIVKEEEEEREQKCNTPNTETKNTITRNGVESTIGIRPRPLICKPENVNIGCKSEPLETKWHWAPGAWQDATRTSAFQPYKPPTLLTNLQRGNTQTEIPQLYGDSDITFHTLAGQGELTPEHINSSSVDAPDEKGLTGLMWAAGYGQLGSAEKLLKAGANKNYRGLNGETPLHLAAAYGHHDLVKLLLNHGADSNEGNTPLIYGAYGNHPHVCYELLSREADITCRNIHNISAYHAAVLNNSLTAKAVIENYLIQQVVNVPSDILQ; translated from the exons ATGGAAAATCAGATTCATTCAGAATTAATTgtgaaagaagaggaagaagaaagagaacagAAATGTAATACTCCTAATACTGAAACTAAGAATACTATCACACGTAATGGAGTTGAATCAACAATTGGTATCAGACCAAGACCTTTAATTTGTAAGCCAGAAAATGTAAATATTGGATGTAAATCTGAACCTCTAGAAACTAAATGGCATTGGGCTCCTGGAGCATGGCAAGATGCTACAAGAACTAGTGCCTTTCAACCATATAAG CCACCTACATTACTTACTAACTTACAAAGAGGTAATACACAGACAGAAATACCTCAACTTTATGGAGATAGTGATATTACATTCCATACATTAGCTGGTCAAGGTGAACTTACACCTGAACACATAAATTCAA GTAGTGTGGATGCACCTGATGAAAAAGGTTTAACTGGTCTAATGTGGGCTGCAGGATATGGACAATTAGGTAGTGCAGAAAAACTACTTAAAGCTGGTGCTAATAAAAATTACCGTGGCCTTAATGGGGAAACACCTTTACATCTGGCAGCTGCTTATGGACACCATGATCTTGTAAAATTGTTACTAAATCATGGTGCTGATTCAAAT GAAGGAAATACACCATTAATATATGGGGCATATGGTAATCATCCACATGTGTGCTATGAATTATTATCAAGAGAAGCTGATATTACATGTCGCAATATTCATAATATAAGTGCTTATCATGCAGCagtattaaataattcattaactG cTAAAGcagttattgaaaattatttaatacaacaAGTAGTAAATGTACCATCtgatattttgcaataa
- the LOC117608321 gene encoding uncharacterized protein LOC117608321 isoform X1, producing MENQIHSELIVKEEEEEREQKCNTPNTETKNTITRNGVESTIGIRPRPLICKPENVNIGCKSEPLETKWHWAPGAWQDATRTSAFQPYKPPTLLTNLQRGNTQTEIPQLYGDSDITFHTLAGQGELTPEHINSSSVDAPDEKGLTGLMWAAGYGQLGSAEKLLKAGANKNYRGLNGETPLHLAAAYGHHDLVKLLLNHGADSNASDEEGNTPLIYGAYGNHPHVCYELLSREADITCRNIHNISAYHAAVLNNSLTAKAVIENYLIQQVVNVPSDILQ from the exons ATGGAAAATCAGATTCATTCAGAATTAATTgtgaaagaagaggaagaagaaagagaacagAAATGTAATACTCCTAATACTGAAACTAAGAATACTATCACACGTAATGGAGTTGAATCAACAATTGGTATCAGACCAAGACCTTTAATTTGTAAGCCAGAAAATGTAAATATTGGATGTAAATCTGAACCTCTAGAAACTAAATGGCATTGGGCTCCTGGAGCATGGCAAGATGCTACAAGAACTAGTGCCTTTCAACCATATAAG CCACCTACATTACTTACTAACTTACAAAGAGGTAATACACAGACAGAAATACCTCAACTTTATGGAGATAGTGATATTACATTCCATACATTAGCTGGTCAAGGTGAACTTACACCTGAACACATAAATTCAA GTAGTGTGGATGCACCTGATGAAAAAGGTTTAACTGGTCTAATGTGGGCTGCAGGATATGGACAATTAGGTAGTGCAGAAAAACTACTTAAAGCTGGTGCTAATAAAAATTACCGTGGCCTTAATGGGGAAACACCTTTACATCTGGCAGCTGCTTATGGACACCATGATCTTGTAAAATTGTTACTAAATCATGGTGCTGATTCAAATGCAAGTGATGAG GAAGGAAATACACCATTAATATATGGGGCATATGGTAATCATCCACATGTGTGCTATGAATTATTATCAAGAGAAGCTGATATTACATGTCGCAATATTCATAATATAAGTGCTTATCATGCAGCagtattaaataattcattaactG cTAAAGcagttattgaaaattatttaatacaacaAGTAGTAAATGTACCATCtgatattttgcaataa